In the Candidatus Saccharimonadales bacterium genome, one interval contains:
- the fusA gene encoding elongation factor G, which produces MAREYSLEQTRNIGIIAHIDAGKTTVTERVLFYTGRTHKIGEVHEGEATMDWMEQERERGITITSAATTCFWDDHRINIIDTPGHVDFTVEVERSLRVLDGGVTVFDGVAGVEPQSETVWRQADKYNVPRICFVNKMDRTGADFYADLKSIWDRLNKNAVAVQLPIGAETNFQGLIDLISLKAIVYKDEIGKVFEENEIPEDMRAKADEYRATMVERIAETDEALTEKFLNGEDISAPELVAALRAAVISNQLYPVLCGSALKNKGVQQLLDAVNAYLPSPLDVPAIKGEDPKTGDEIERSPSDGEPFAALAFKIATDPFVGKLAFFRVYSGSLKSGSYVLNASTGQKERIGRILRMHANSREEVAEVYSGEIAAAVGLKSTTTGNTLCDPAHPIVLESITFPEPVISIAIEPKTKADQEKMSLALQRLAEEDPTFRVRSDDETGQTLIAGMGELHLDIIVDRMRREFKVEANVGKPQVAYRETIKKTAEVEGKYVRQSGGRGQYGHVWLELSPQEPGAGFEFENAIVGGVIPREYITPVENGIKEAMNNGVLAGYPVVDIKAKLYDGSYHEVDSSEMAFKIAGSMALQEGVRRADPIILEPVMKVEVITPEEFMGDVIGDLNSKRGRIEQMDDRTGGIKVVDAFVPLAEMFGYTTTLRSMTQGRASSSMEFDHYEEVPRNVADEIIGKHAAGKTGS; this is translated from the coding sequence ATGGCTAGAGAATATTCACTCGAACAAACCCGAAACATTGGCATCATTGCCCACATCGACGCCGGTAAAACCACTGTTACCGAACGCGTCCTTTTCTATACTGGCCGAACCCACAAAATCGGTGAGGTTCACGAGGGGGAGGCCACTATGGACTGGATGGAGCAGGAGCGCGAGCGCGGCATTACCATTACCAGTGCTGCTACCACCTGTTTTTGGGACGATCACCGCATCAACATTATCGACACTCCCGGCCATGTTGATTTCACGGTCGAAGTTGAGCGATCTCTGCGGGTGCTGGATGGTGGGGTAACGGTCTTTGATGGTGTGGCTGGAGTAGAGCCGCAGTCCGAGACGGTTTGGCGCCAGGCTGATAAATACAATGTGCCTAGAATTTGCTTTGTTAATAAAATGGATCGCACCGGAGCTGATTTTTACGCTGACCTTAAAAGCATTTGGGATCGACTGAATAAAAACGCCGTGGCCGTGCAATTGCCGATTGGGGCGGAAACAAACTTTCAGGGCCTGATTGATTTGATTAGTCTCAAGGCCATCGTTTATAAAGACGAAATCGGCAAAGTCTTTGAAGAAAACGAGATTCCAGAGGATATGCGGGCCAAAGCCGATGAATATCGCGCTACCATGGTGGAGCGCATCGCCGAGACCGATGAGGCGCTGACCGAAAAGTTCCTTAATGGCGAAGACATTTCGGCGCCAGAACTTGTGGCCGCTTTGCGAGCCGCCGTTATTTCCAACCAGCTCTATCCGGTGCTGTGCGGCTCGGCCCTCAAGAACAAAGGCGTTCAGCAGCTGCTTGATGCTGTTAACGCTTACTTGCCTAGTCCGCTGGATGTTCCAGCCATCAAAGGTGAGGATCCTAAAACCGGCGATGAAATAGAGCGCTCACCCAGCGACGGTGAACCGTTTGCGGCTCTAGCCTTCAAAATCGCGACTGATCCCTTTGTGGGTAAGCTGGCCTTCTTTCGGGTTTATTCTGGCAGCCTCAAATCCGGCTCTTATGTACTGAATGCTAGCACCGGTCAAAAAGAACGCATCGGCCGGATTTTGCGCATGCACGCTAACTCTCGCGAGGAAGTGGCCGAGGTCTATTCGGGCGAAATCGCTGCCGCCGTTGGCCTGAAATCTACCACTACCGGCAACACCCTGTGTGATCCGGCTCATCCGATTGTGCTCGAATCAATAACCTTCCCAGAGCCGGTTATTTCCATTGCTATTGAGCCCAAAACTAAGGCTGATCAAGAAAAGATGAGCCTGGCTTTGCAGAGATTAGCCGAAGAGGATCCAACTTTCCGCGTTCGCAGCGATGACGAAACTGGCCAAACCCTGATTGCCGGCATGGGCGAACTCCACCTGGATATCATCGTTGACCGTATGCGCCGCGAATTCAAAGTCGAAGCTAATGTTGGCAAGCCTCAAGTGGCTTACCGCGAAACTATCAAGAAAACGGCTGAGGTTGAAGGCAAATACGTTCGCCAAAGTGGTGGTCGCGGTCAGTACGGCCACGTTTGGCTGGAGCTCTCACCGCAGGAACCTGGTGCCGGTTTTGAATTCGAAAACGCCATCGTCGGTGGCGTCATTCCGCGCGAATACATAACTCCGGTCGAAAACGGTATTAAAGAAGCCATGAATAACGGTGTGCTGGCCGGCTATCCGGTGGTTGATATTAAGGCCAAGCTCTACGATGGCTCGTATCACGAGGTTGACTCCAGCGAAATGGCTTTTAAAATCGCGGGATCCATGGCCTTGCAAGAGGGCGTGCGCCGGGCCGACCCGATTATTTTGGAACCGGTCATGAAAGTTGAGGTTATCACACCCGAAGAGTTTATGGGTGATGTGATTGGTGATCTTAACTCCAAACGGGGCCGCATTGAGCAAATGGATGATCGCACTGGCGGAATTAAGGTGGTTGATGCCTTTGTGCCACTGGCCGAAATGTTTGGCTATACCACCACGCTGCGCTCGATGACCCAAGGCCGGGCTTCCAGTTCAATGGAATTTGATCATTACGAAGAGGTGCCGCGAAACGTGGCCGATGAAATTATCGGCAAACACGCCGCCGGTAAAACAGGTAGTTAA
- a CDS encoding PPC domain-containing DNA-binding protein encodes MKVGKSGERYLIRLEPGDEIIETLQKWCRTQGIVNASIEGIGSVENPTLAHYRRDTKKFSEKQLRGIFEVVSLSGNVGLVDGDEPLVHLHATLSNEDMQALGGHVVEAVCSATGELVLTPLSTAFRKNYNEDIGLKVWDFDV; translated from the coding sequence GTGAAGGTTGGAAAATCAGGTGAGCGCTATCTAATTCGCTTAGAACCAGGCGATGAAATTATTGAAACGCTGCAAAAGTGGTGCCGCACTCAAGGCATCGTTAATGCATCTATTGAGGGCATTGGCTCGGTCGAAAACCCAACTCTGGCCCACTACCGCCGTGACACCAAGAAGTTCAGCGAAAAACAGCTGAGGGGTATTTTTGAAGTTGTGAGTCTAAGCGGCAATGTCGGATTAGTTGATGGTGACGAGCCGCTGGTCCACCTGCACGCCACTCTTTCCAACGAAGATATGCAGGCCCTGGGCGGCCACGTTGTTGAGGCAGTTTGCTCAGCCACGGGCGAACTGGTGCTGACGCCACTCTCAACCGCTTTTCGTAAAAATTATAACGAGGACATTGGCCTAAAAGTCTGGGATTTCGACGTCTAA
- a CDS encoding NUDIX domain-containing protein: MHKLQEHILSVLIMHPTVRYSELKPKDVESNLFMYHLKQLSDQGLVAKVTGGYSLTAAGKVYADRLSLKTFQPRLQPRIVTLIMLKNDQGQYLLYRRLRQPLINMVGFPYGKVHVGEAVLEAATRELKEKTGLAAELSHRGDGYITMSQNGENVSQVLFHAFLGANASGTLIKKSKVGEAFWADPKEVPGWELMPSVLDLIEAAGSTGRFFCELNYQLESA; encoded by the coding sequence ATGCATAAATTACAAGAACACATCCTGAGTGTCTTAATAATGCACCCGACAGTTCGCTACTCCGAGCTCAAGCCCAAGGACGTTGAGAGTAACTTGTTTATGTATCACTTGAAACAATTGAGCGATCAAGGGTTAGTGGCTAAGGTGACGGGTGGATATTCGCTGACGGCGGCGGGCAAAGTCTACGCCGATCGGTTGAGCTTAAAGACCTTTCAGCCAAGATTACAACCTCGGATCGTGACATTGATAATGTTAAAGAATGATCAGGGCCAATATTTACTCTATCGTCGCTTGCGCCAACCGCTCATCAACATGGTTGGCTTCCCCTACGGCAAGGTCCATGTGGGCGAGGCGGTGTTAGAAGCAGCTACCCGCGAACTCAAAGAAAAAACTGGGCTCGCAGCTGAACTCAGTCACCGTGGTGACGGTTATATTACAATGTCGCAAAACGGCGAAAACGTTAGCCAAGTACTGTTTCACGCCTTCTTAGGAGCGAACGCCAGTGGCACTTTAATCAAAAAATCTAAAGTCGGTGAAGCCTTTTGGGCTGATCCCAAGGAGGTGCCCGGTTGGGAATTGATGCCTTCGGTCTTGGATTTAATTGAGGCTGCTGGGAGCACTGGGCGTTTCTTTTGCGAACTAAATTATCAACTCGAATCGGCCTAG
- the rpsG gene encoding 30S ribosomal protein S7, whose amino-acid sequence MPRKKTKSFKRTLDPDIRYQNVLVTKMVNKVMHDGKKRLAERLVYNAFDEIAAKTKNDPVEVFETAVKNVSPVLQVKAKRIGGATYQVPVEVKGDRKTHLALTWILTSARAKTGKSFDKLLAEELMNAYNNTGDAVKKREDTHKMAEANRAFAHFARY is encoded by the coding sequence ATGCCGCGTAAAAAGACCAAGTCGTTCAAGCGCACATTGGATCCAGATATTCGCTATCAAAACGTTTTGGTGACCAAAATGGTTAATAAAGTTATGCACGATGGCAAAAAACGCCTGGCCGAAAGATTAGTTTACAACGCCTTTGATGAAATCGCCGCCAAAACCAAAAACGATCCAGTCGAAGTCTTTGAAACGGCCGTTAAAAATGTTTCACCAGTCCTGCAAGTTAAAGCCAAACGCATCGGCGGCGCCACTTATCAGGTGCCAGTTGAGGTTAAAGGTGATCGTAAAACTCACCTAGCGCTAACTTGGATTCTAACTTCAGCTCGAGCTAAAACCGGTAAGTCGTTTGATAAGTTACTAGCCGAAGAGCTGATGAATGCCTATAACAATACCGGTGATGCCGTTAAGAAACGCGAAGATACTCACAAAATGGCCGAGGCCAACCGCGCCTTTGCCCACTTTGCTCGTTATTAA
- the rpsL gene encoding 30S ribosomal protein S12: protein MPTINQLIRKPRKAKQRKSKTPALGRVYNALKGNSYNSPSPFKRGVCLKVSTATPRKPNSALRKIARVRLTNGMEVTAYIPGIGHNLQEHSVVLVAGGGPKDLPGVRYHVVRGTLDAAGVANRKQGRSQYGTKKAAS, encoded by the coding sequence ATGCCAACTATCAACCAACTCATCCGAAAACCCCGCAAAGCCAAGCAGCGCAAAAGTAAAACGCCAGCTCTGGGCCGGGTTTATAATGCCCTAAAAGGTAACAGTTACAATTCGCCGTCACCTTTCAAGCGCGGCGTCTGCTTAAAAGTCTCAACGGCCACCCCGCGTAAGCCGAACTCGGCTCTGCGTAAAATTGCTCGGGTGCGACTGACCAACGGCATGGAAGTAACCGCCTACATCCCTGGCATCGGTCATAACTTGCAAGAACACTCAGTGGTTTTAGTGGCTGGCGGCGGTCCCAAAGATCTGCCCGGTGTGCGCTATCATGTGGTTCGCGGCACCCTGGATGCCGCTGGAGTGGCCAATCGCAAGCAAGGCCGCAGCCAATACGGCACCAAAAAGGCGGCTAGCTAA
- a CDS encoding DNA-directed RNA polymerase subunit beta, producing MAKTTGAREYLASHEEILELPNLIDIQTQSFEWFITEGITELFAEISPIDDFTGKAFALSFKDFHFEEPKYDEQTAKTKNTSFEKPLKATVELLNKETGEKKQQEVFLGDYPWMTDRGTFIINGVERVVVSQLVRSPGVFFTSDISSGIELFGAKVIPSRGAWLELDTATSGVISVKIDRKRKIPVTTLLKAFGYDSDAEIKKLFSDVDTGEVPYIQTTLDKDPATGMSEALMEVYRRIRPGDLATVENSKSLIESMFFDFKRYDFSKVGRYKVNKRLGLKIANVNENRMLRREDLVEILREIIRLNNGSGRPDDIDNLANRRLKMVGELIQGKFRIGLLRMERIVKDRMSVYDPETVTPGQLINVRPIVASVREFFASSQLSQFMDQVNPLAEIAHKRRLNALGPGGLSRERAGFEVRDVHRTHYGRMCPIETPEGPNIGLVLNLASYAKINEYGFIETPYRVVINEVPVAKAAGHIARTTIKDDKGNLICKPGDAITEAMTKKIAKLGKDTMPVKAKATSKIVNLDAADERLAVITEANTALDSKGYFRDSRVSVRRAGEAEEESSDSVEYMDVSSKQIVSVSAALIPFLEHDYARRALMGANMQKQAVALVNPQAPVVGTGIEGVVARDSGQVVVAEDDGVVESATANAVSVRYKGKKSQAYELTNFVRSNQGTSIHQRTVVSAGQKVKKDDVLIDGMSTDNGELALGQNVLVAFMHWGGYNFEDAIVISQNLVKGDRYTSIHIENYPIDVRDTKLGPEVVTRDIANVSEESLKDLDEGGVVRIGAEVTAGDILVGKITPKGEQELSSEEKLLRAIFGEKARDVKDTSLRMPNGERGKVVGVKIFSREQGDELPPGVIMQLQVSVAQMRKVSVGDKMAGRHGNKGVIARILPAEDMPYMEDGRPVDIILNPLGVGARMNIGQIFETHLGWAAQTLGYKVASPVFEGVSIDKIKSELKRAGLPEDGKAQLFDGRTGEPFQERTTVGYKYMLKLTHMVDDKIHARSTGPYAMVTQQPLGGKAQMGGQRFGEMEVWALEAYGAAHSLQEILTIKSDDVVGRSKAYESIIKNELIRGPRIPESFNVLVKELQSLGLGVELVRSSIGEVDAEELISSQLDAEVDELGSEHLMQGDEVGDMPLVNLTAGAEDEFEAMDDTAKVADVATDNDTAAEMEAL from the coding sequence TTGGCCAAAACAACTGGCGCCCGCGAATACCTCGCTAGCCACGAGGAGATTTTAGAGCTCCCGAATTTAATCGATATTCAAACCCAGTCGTTTGAATGGTTTATAACAGAGGGAATCACCGAACTGTTTGCCGAAATTAGTCCAATTGATGACTTTACCGGCAAAGCTTTTGCGTTGTCTTTTAAAGACTTCCACTTCGAGGAACCCAAATACGACGAGCAAACCGCCAAAACCAAAAATACTTCGTTCGAAAAACCGCTCAAAGCCACTGTTGAGTTACTAAATAAAGAAACCGGCGAAAAAAAGCAGCAAGAAGTCTTTTTGGGCGACTACCCTTGGATGACCGACCGCGGCACTTTTATTATCAACGGTGTCGAGCGGGTGGTGGTTAGCCAGCTAGTGCGCTCACCCGGGGTTTTCTTTACTAGCGATATTTCTAGCGGTATTGAGCTCTTTGGCGCCAAAGTCATCCCTAGCCGCGGAGCCTGGCTGGAATTGGATACGGCTACCAGCGGTGTGATTTCAGTTAAAATCGACCGCAAGCGCAAAATTCCGGTCACAACCCTACTCAAAGCCTTTGGTTACGATAGCGATGCTGAAATTAAAAAACTGTTTAGCGATGTCGATACTGGCGAAGTGCCCTACATTCAAACCACCCTTGATAAAGATCCAGCTACTGGCATGAGCGAGGCGTTGATGGAAGTTTATCGGCGTATTCGCCCAGGCGATTTGGCGACGGTCGAAAATTCCAAGAGTTTGATCGAGAGCATGTTTTTTGACTTCAAACGCTATGATTTCAGTAAGGTTGGCCGCTATAAAGTTAATAAGCGCTTGGGTCTAAAAATCGCCAACGTCAACGAAAACCGCATGCTGCGGCGAGAAGATTTGGTTGAGATCTTGCGCGAAATTATTCGCCTCAACAACGGTTCTGGCCGCCCAGACGACATTGATAACTTGGCTAACCGGCGGTTGAAAATGGTCGGTGAACTAATCCAAGGTAAATTCCGCATTGGGCTGTTGCGCATGGAGCGTATCGTTAAAGACCGCATGAGCGTCTACGATCCAGAAACCGTCACACCTGGTCAGCTAATCAACGTGCGACCAATTGTGGCCAGTGTCCGCGAATTCTTTGCGAGCTCGCAACTGTCACAATTTATGGATCAAGTAAATCCGCTAGCCGAAATCGCCCATAAACGCCGCCTAAATGCTCTAGGACCGGGCGGACTATCCCGCGAACGAGCTGGTTTTGAGGTCCGCGATGTCCACAGAACTCACTACGGCCGGATGTGTCCGATTGAAACACCGGAGGGCCCAAACATCGGTTTGGTGTTGAATCTAGCTAGTTACGCCAAAATTAATGAATACGGCTTTATTGAGACTCCCTACCGTGTAGTCATCAACGAAGTGCCGGTGGCCAAAGCGGCTGGGCACATCGCCAGAACCACTATCAAAGACGACAAGGGCAACCTAATCTGTAAGCCAGGGGACGCCATCACCGAGGCCATGACCAAGAAAATTGCTAAACTCGGTAAAGACACCATGCCGGTTAAAGCTAAAGCTACTAGTAAGATCGTCAACCTGGATGCGGCTGACGAGCGCTTAGCGGTTATTACTGAGGCCAATACCGCCCTTGATAGTAAGGGTTACTTTAGAGACTCTCGCGTCTCAGTCCGCCGAGCCGGTGAAGCCGAAGAGGAGAGTTCGGACAGCGTTGAATACATGGATGTTTCCAGTAAGCAGATCGTTAGCGTCTCGGCCGCGCTGATTCCATTTTTAGAGCACGATTATGCTCGCCGAGCCTTGATGGGCGCCAACATGCAGAAGCAAGCCGTGGCGCTGGTTAATCCGCAGGCTCCAGTGGTTGGTACCGGCATTGAGGGCGTGGTAGCCAGAGATTCCGGTCAGGTGGTGGTAGCCGAAGATGATGGTGTGGTCGAAAGTGCCACCGCTAATGCCGTTAGCGTGCGCTACAAAGGCAAAAAGTCGCAAGCCTATGAATTAACTAACTTTGTTAGAAGCAATCAGGGTACTAGCATTCATCAACGGACTGTTGTGTCGGCAGGCCAAAAGGTCAAAAAAGACGATGTCTTAATCGATGGCATGAGTACCGATAATGGTGAGTTGGCCTTGGGCCAAAACGTACTTGTTGCCTTCATGCACTGGGGCGGCTATAACTTCGAAGACGCTATCGTGATTTCGCAAAACCTAGTCAAGGGCGATCGCTACACTTCAATCCACATCGAAAATTACCCGATTGATGTTCGTGATACCAAATTAGGGCCAGAAGTGGTCACCCGCGATATCGCTAACGTTTCCGAAGAAAGCCTGAAGGATCTCGACGAAGGTGGAGTTGTCCGCATCGGGGCCGAAGTGACGGCTGGCGATATCCTGGTTGGTAAAATTACGCCCAAGGGCGAGCAAGAACTCTCCAGCGAAGAAAAGCTGCTCCGAGCCATCTTTGGCGAAAAGGCTAGAGACGTTAAAGACACTAGCCTGCGCATGCCTAATGGCGAGCGCGGCAAGGTAGTTGGCGTTAAAATTTTCTCCCGTGAGCAAGGCGATGAATTACCACCCGGCGTGATTATGCAGTTGCAAGTCTCAGTGGCCCAAATGCGCAAAGTTTCGGTTGGCGATAAAATGGCTGGTCGGCACGGCAATAAGGGTGTGATTGCTAGAATTCTGCCGGCTGAAGACATGCCATATATGGAAGACGGTCGCCCAGTTGATATTATTTTGAACCCGCTGGGAGTAGGTGCTCGTATGAACATTGGCCAAATCTTTGAAACCCACTTGGGTTGGGCTGCTCAAACCTTGGGCTACAAGGTTGCCAGTCCCGTTTTTGAAGGTGTTTCGATTGATAAAATTAAATCTGAGCTCAAAAGGGCTGGTCTGCCTGAAGACGGTAAGGCTCAGCTCTTCGATGGTCGCACCGGTGAACCATTCCAAGAGCGCACTACCGTTGGTTACAAATACATGCTGAAACTAACCCACATGGTCGATGATAAAATCCATGCTCGCTCAACCGGCCCTTACGCCATGGTGACACAGCAACCTCTGGGTGGTAAGGCTCAGATGGGTGGTCAACGCTTTGGTGAGATGGAAGTCTGGGCGCTAGAGGCTTACGGTGCCGCCCATAGCTTGCAAGAAATCCTAACCATTAAATCCGACGACGTGGTCGGTCGCAGTAAGGCCTACGAATCAATCATCAAAAACGAATTGATCCGCGGTCCGCGAATTCCCGAATCGTTTAACGTGCTAGTTAAAGAGCTCCAAAGTCTTGGTTTAGGCGTGGAATTGGTCCGCTCAAGCATTGGCGAAGTCGATGCCGAAGAATTGATTTCTAGCCAACTAGATGCCGAAGTTGACGAACTGGGTAGCGAGCACCTAATGCAGGGCGATGAAGTTGGCGATATGCCCTTGGTCAATCTAACGGCTGGAGCCGAGGACGAGTTTGAGGCCATGGACGATACGGCCAAGGTAGCCGATGTAGCAACCGATAATGATACTGCAGCTGAAATGGAGGCGCTCTAA
- a CDS encoding ATP-dependent Clp protease proteolytic subunit: MQTNASILIPTVIEKTSLGERAYDIYSRLLKDRIIFLGTEIDETVANAVIAQMLFLEGEDPKKDIMLYINSPGGSVYSGMAMLDVMNYVKCDVSTVVVGMAMSMAAVLLSAGAKGKRFALPNAKIMIHQGQAGSQGAPADVEIAAREIISMRKKLDEVLSKNTGKPLAQVTKDTDRDYYMTAEEAKKYGVVDQIIARNK, from the coding sequence ATGCAAACCAATGCCTCAATTTTAATCCCAACTGTTATCGAAAAAACCAGCCTGGGCGAGCGCGCCTACGACATCTATTCACGCTTACTCAAAGACCGCATCATCTTCTTGGGCACCGAAATCGATGAAACGGTGGCCAATGCCGTTATCGCTCAAATGCTCTTTTTGGAGGGCGAAGACCCCAAAAAAGACATTATGCTCTACATCAATAGCCCCGGCGGCAGCGTCTATTCTGGTATGGCCATGCTGGACGTCATGAATTACGTTAAATGTGATGTTTCGACCGTGGTGGTGGGAATGGCTATGAGTATGGCAGCCGTCTTGCTCAGCGCTGGTGCCAAAGGCAAGCGTTTTGCCCTGCCCAACGCCAAAATCATGATCCACCAGGGCCAAGCTGGCTCACAAGGCGCTCCAGCCGACGTTGAAATTGCCGCTCGCGAAATTATCTCCATGCGCAAAAAGCTCGATGAAGTGCTGTCTAAAAACACCGGCAAACCCCTTGCTCAAGTCACCAAAGACACCGATCGCGACTATTACATGACGGCCGAAGAAGCCAAAAAATACGGCGTCGTCGATCAAATCATAGCCCGGAATAAATAG